Sequence from the Saccharopolyspora pogona genome:
TTGGCGAGGAATTACCACGTCGCCTGATCTGGTCGGTCCCGGCAGGACGAGGTCCGAACCCCGCCGGAACCGACGGCTTCGCAGCGCGTCAGGAAGCGCCGAAGGCGAAGGGCACCGTCGGTCGGCCTTCGCCGGTTGTCGGCCGTCGCCGGTCGAAGGTGCCCTTCGCCCTTGGCGGGATCAGTTTCTGGTGGGGATGGCCGATGCCGCGGTCGGGTCGAGGAGCCAGAGGGTCCGGTCCCGGCCGTGGGCTCCCGCCGCCGGGATGTCCACCGGCTTCGCGCCGCCCAGCGCCGCCGCCACCGGCTCCGCCTTCGCCGGACCCGTGGTCATCAGCCACACCTCGGACGCCGCCTTGATCGCCGGGAGCGTTAGGGAGATCCGCGTCGGCGGCGGCTTCGGGCAGTCGTGCACGCCCACCACCGTCCGCTCAGATTCCTGCACGTACGGCGTTTCCGGGAACAGCGACGCCGTGTGCCCCTCTTCGCCGACGCCGAGCAGCAGCACGTCGAAGTGGGGGACCGCGATGTCGGTCGCCCGCGAGGCCGTGGTCGCCAGCACCTCCGCGTAGTGCGCCGCCGCCGCATCGGCGTCCGGCCCGAACTTGCCGTCCGACGGGGCCATCGGGTGCACCCGTTCCGAGGTCACCGGCACGTGGTCCAGCAGGGCGTGGCGGGCCTGGGTCTCGTTGCGGTCCGGGTCGCCGTCCGGCAGGAACCGCTCGTCG
This genomic interval carries:
- the pgl gene encoding 6-phosphogluconolactonase, which encodes MTRPEVVVHATGELLAAAAAARLITKIVDAQAAHGVASVVLTGGRTGIGVLEQVNGSPARDAVDWANVDVYWGDERFLPDGDPDRNETQARHALLDHVPVTSERVHPMAPSDGKFGPDADAAAAHYAEVLATTASRATDIAVPHFDVLLLGVGEEGHTASLFPETPYVQESERTVVGVHDCPKPPPTRISLTLPAIKAASEVWLMTTGPAKAEPVAAALGGAKPVDIPAAGAHGRDRTLWLLDPTAASAIPTRN